DNA sequence from the Sulfurimonas sediminis genome:
AATATAGTTTGATTCAATCAATTGAACACTAAAATCATCACGATAAAGAGCATTTCTTTTAATATCTGCCATTGTAGTTTTACCGGTTAGGAGTACCTTTTTATCTTTGTTCTCATTTAAAAACAACTGATAAAGATTAACAGTAAAACTTCTAAGAATAGCTATAGAGAAAGGCTCTTTATATGCTATATGGTCATCTTCTTCAGTAAGCATATCTAAGTGATAGTGATATGTTTCCACTCTCCAATGTTGCAGTATCTTTTGAAGAAACTCTTTTGCAGTTGTTTTAAAGTTAGCCATTAAATATTGAGTTGAAATTGTAACTTCACCAGTCTGTGCATTTGTTAATGTTTTCGTCACTTTAATGAGTGATTGAATATTTTGAAAGTTCTCATGATACATAACTAAATCAGCACTTTTATTTTGAAAAACTTCTACTTTTCGAGAGACTCTTTTGTTGTTTTCAGTTAAATAGCTATCTTCATCATCAACTCTATCTGTAGGCTGATTAAACTCTTCTATGGTCTTTATAGCTTTCTCTTTGAGGTGTTTCTGGTTATCTTTGAGTTTTGCTATATATCTGTTACCTTGCTCATCAATAGTGTTGAGAATCTCTGATTGAGTAAGCAGTGCATCAAAGGAAAATATCTGTCCTTCATTGCTAAAAATATTATCGTTTAAAACCTCTTTGAGTGCAGTAATTTCGCTACTCTTATTTTTATCTAAAAACTTGTGAGCAAACACTATTTTTATATCTTTATCCAAGATATTTAGTATTGCTTTATGTCTTTCCTGTGTGTATTGACCATTCACGTCGCTACCTCTCAGCCACTTCCCGTCAATAGCAATATTTTCTTGTGCAATGAATGGAAAAAAGAACTCTCTAAATACTTTTTCCAAAGCATTATTATCTGTGTTTATCAATAAACGATGATATGTTGATTTGGAAGGAATCGTTATCTCTTCTTTATCAAAAATCTCTTTGAGTATTGCATTGTCTTTGTTATATATCATCCATGAAAATATATCCTTAAAAGTTGTATTTCCTTTGATAAGTGCAAAAAGTGTCATGAAAAGAACTTCGTGCAATGAATATTCTATCTTCCCTGTATCTACTCTATAGTCTGGGATACTTTTTAGCGATTCAAGTAAGGCTTTTGTGCGTGTTAATTTGATGGTAAACTCCTTGTTTTAGGAGTCTAAGCAATATTTCTTCCAGTTCTTTTGAATCTATTGATTAAGATTTATTTTATTTTTCGTGGGATTTACCTAAGCTTTGTCGATTAGGGTTTCTCTGCTATAATCTTGGAATGAAAAATTATCTTATTATACTTTTATTCTCCTTTACAACTGTTTTGGCAGGCACTCTCAACATTGCAACTGCGGCAAATGTCAGCTATGCCCTTCCTCAGTTGATAAAAGAGTTTCAAAAAACACATCCGCAAACAAAAATACAAATGACCATCGGCAGCAGTGGAAAACTCACAGCACAGATAATGCACGGCGCACCTTATGACATTTTTCTCTCTGCAAATATGGCCTATCCAAAAAAATTATACGAAAAAGGCTTTGCTCTGAGTAAACCTATTGTGTATGCCCGGGGCGCGCTTGCTCTTTTTAGCACAAAAAAAAGAGACTTTTCTCAGGGAATTGCGCTGGTTCTTGACAAAAACATCAAAACTATAGCCATAGCCAATCCGCAAACCGCACCTTACGGAATAGCAGCGCGTCAGGCACTGCAAAATGCCTCTTTATACAGTAAAATCAAAAAGAAACTGATTTACGGAGAGTCTGTCGGACAGACTGTTGCCTATGCAGTTACGGCAGCTGATTTGGGCTTTATCGCCAAGTCTGCACTCTTTTCTCCCAAAATGAAACAGTATAAAGAAGCTGTCAATTTTAAAGATGTCGATCCTAAACTCTACACACCTATTGCACAGGG
Encoded proteins:
- a CDS encoding ISAs1 family transposase, with translation MKLTRTKALLESLKSIPDYRVDTGKIEYSLHEVLFMTLFALIKGNTTFKDIFSWMIYNKDNAILKEIFDKEEITIPSKSTYHRLLINTDNNALEKVFREFFFPFIAQENIAIDGKWLRGSDVNGQYTQERHKAILNILDKDIKIVFAHKFLDKNKSSEITALKEVLNDNIFSNEGQIFSFDALLTQSEILNTIDEQGNRYIAKLKDNQKHLKEKAIKTIEEFNQPTDRVDDEDSYLTENNKRVSRKVEVFQNKSADLVMYHENFQNIQSLIKVTKTLTNAQTGEVTISTQYLMANFKTTAKEFLQKILQHWRVETYHYHLDMLTEEDDHIAYKEPFSIAILRSFTVNLYQLFLNENKDKKVLLTGKTTMADIKRNALYRDDFSVQLIESNYID
- the modA gene encoding molybdate ABC transporter substrate-binding protein, translated to MKNYLIILLFSFTTVLAGTLNIATAANVSYALPQLIKEFQKTHPQTKIQMTIGSSGKLTAQIMHGAPYDIFLSANMAYPKKLYEKGFALSKPIVYARGALALFSTKKRDFSQGIALVLDKNIKTIAIANPQTAPYGIAARQALQNASLYSKIKKKLIYGESVGQTVAYAVTAADLGFIAKSALFSPKMKQYKEAVNFKDVDPKLYTPIAQGIVLLKHATDNADAQSFYTFLLSQQAKEIFKAYGYSVQ